From Glycine soja cultivar W05 chromosome 4, ASM419377v2, whole genome shotgun sequence, the proteins below share one genomic window:
- the LOC114410877 gene encoding serine/threonine-protein phosphatase 7 long form homolog — MKRHEFLWEPYTATVMSMLPPICLVGSMAWCAVVPLICFHVVEWHQPDRVLRQFGMQQPIPESPSQPWNVHGLTLKGKMDENWFQLLAPFISQWNNRAEFRVDVYARQEGLLSFNSDYMVWYRRKTKMFIDPNNANTATLGEVTETLQYMVSPQGRNTWTVDDLVPYVEKLAILSQEQERITEPVAHGPASERRFPPQQFHMLQSSVETRGFDRRREIVQAEDFSQHME, encoded by the exons atgaaacgacatgag tttctgtgggagccttacacaGCAACTGTTATGTCGATGTTGCCTCCCATTTGTTTGGTTGGCAGTATGGCGTGGTGCGCAGTGGTGCCactcatttgtttccatgttgtagagtggcaccaaccggatagagtgttgcgacaatttggaatgcaacaacctattccgGAGTCTCCTTCGCAACCATGGAATGTCCACGGGCTAACACTGAAAGGCAAAATGGATGAAAATTGGTTCCAGCTGTTGGCCCCATTTATCAGTCAGTGGAATAATCGAGCTGAGTTTAGGGTCGACGTTTATGCTCGACAAGAgggcctattgagttttaactcggattacatggtgtggtataggcgcaaaacaaaaatgtttatcgacccaaacaatgcaaacacggctacattg GGTGAAGTTACCGAGACATTGcagtatatggtgtcaccacaagggcgaaacacatggacagttgatgatctcgtgccatATGTGGAAAAGTTAGCGATTTTATCCCAAGAGCAAGAGAGGATCACTGAGCCTGTGGcacatggtccagcatcagagcgtcgatttcccccacaacagtttcacatgcttcagtcaagtgttgaaactcgagGTTTTGACAGACGAAGGGAGATTGTTCAAGCGGAAGATTTTTCCCAACATATGGAGTAG